From a single Rosa rugosa chromosome 7, drRosRugo1.1, whole genome shotgun sequence genomic region:
- the LOC133722293 gene encoding CRIB domain-containing protein RIC4: MRERMERLVLLPFTIGCVSESSIAVGAQQQPRRSKSDTNPSPIRTKEEEEEEEEGDSLSSGENMKNSFRSLALSKPNISVGIHRLSKGFKNFSQLFVYKDEMEEEEELEMDMEIGCPTDVKHVTHIGLDGSASAATTDPIHKDCWDDLISPVSWRQFELSRPSQPDGDAVNVNVNFNGSSS, encoded by the exons ATGAGAGAAAGAATGGAAAGACTTGTGCTTCTTCCTTTCACCATTGGTTGTGTTTCTGAATCAAGCATTGCTGTTGGTGCACAACAACAGCCCAGAAGATCAAAATCAGATACAAATCCATCTCCAATAA gaaccaaagaagaagaagaggaagaggaggaaggAGATAGCTTATCAAGTGGCGAGAACATGAAGAACTCATTTAGATCCCTCGCTCTTTCAAAACCAAACATATCTGTTGGTATACATAGGCTCTCCAAGGGTTTCAAGAATTTTTCTCAATTGTTTG TGTACAAGGatgaaatggaagaagaagaagaactggaaATGGATATGGAAATAGGGTGTCCTACAGATGTGAAGCATGTGACACACATAGGTTTGGATGGTTCTGCTTCTGCTGCAACAACTGACCCAATTCATAAGGACTGTTGGGATGATCTCATATCTCCTGTTTCTTGGAGGCAGTTTGAGCTCTCGAGGCCTTCACAACCTGATGGTGATGCTGTCAATGTCAATGTCAATTTCAATGGCTCCTCTTCATGA
- the LOC133722136 gene encoding GDT1-like protein 4 isoform X1 → MGFRPIAFLVLLLLSSTVSAQESEVQRRESGGSLDLGRRSKINLNLLEALGENGSDSVVIGLNVDSGLGIFDAFVASFSMILVSEIGDETFIIAALMAMRHPKSIVLSGALSALVVMTILSTGLGRIVPNLISRKHTNSAATVLYLFFGLRLLYIAWRSDPKGSQKKEIEEVEEKLESGQGKTTFRRFFSRFCTPIFLESFVLTFLAEWGDRSQIATIALATHKNAVGVAVGATLGHTICTSVAVVGGSMLASKISQRTVATVGGLLFLCFSLSSYFYPPL, encoded by the exons ATGGGTTTCCGACCAATTGCATTCCTAGTGTTGCTACTCCTCTCCTCCACCGTTTCTGCTCAG GAGTCTGAGGTGCAAAGGCGAGAGTCCGGCGGATCCTTAGATCTGGGCCGGCGTAGCAAG ATTAATTTGAATCTTCTCGAAGCTCTTGGAGAGAATGGCTCCGATTCAGTTGTTATTGGTCTCAATGTGGACTCCGGTCTTGGAATTTTCGATGCCTTTGTTGCAAGCTTTTCAATGATACTCGTTAGTGAG ATTGGAGATGAAACATTTATAATAGCAGCTCTTATGGCAATGCGCCACCCCAAGTCAATTGTCCTATCTGGTGCACTCTCTGCCCTGGTCGTAATGACG ATACTTTCCACCGGACTTGGTAGGATTGTGCCAAATTTGATATCAAGGAAGCATACAAATAGTGCAGCTACAG TTCTTTATCTATTTTTCGGGCTGCGGTTGCTTTACATTGCTTGGAGATCTGATCCAAAAGGTTCACAGaagaaagaaatagaagaa GTAGAAGAGAAACTTGAGTCTGGACAGGGGAAGACAACTTTCCGCCGTTTCTTTTCTAGATTTTGTACACCAATCTTTTTGGAG TCATTCGTTCTAACATTTTTAGCTGAGTGGGGAGATCGTAGCCAAATAGCGACAATCGCT CTGGCAACCCACAAAAATGCAGTAGGAGTTGCTGTAGGTGCAACATTAGGACATACCATCTGCACGTCTGTGGCTGTGGTGGGAGGGAGCATGTTGGCATCCAAAATCTCCCAAAGGACGGTCGCTACCGTCGGAGGCTTGCTCTTCCTGTGCTTCTCTTTGTCCTCCTATTTTTATCCTCCTCTATAA
- the LOC133722136 gene encoding GDT1-like protein 4 isoform X2 produces the protein MGFRPIAFLVLLLLSSTVSAQINLNLLEALGENGSDSVVIGLNVDSGLGIFDAFVASFSMILVSEIGDETFIIAALMAMRHPKSIVLSGALSALVVMTILSTGLGRIVPNLISRKHTNSAATVLYLFFGLRLLYIAWRSDPKGSQKKEIEEVEEKLESGQGKTTFRRFFSRFCTPIFLESFVLTFLAEWGDRSQIATIALATHKNAVGVAVGATLGHTICTSVAVVGGSMLASKISQRTVATVGGLLFLCFSLSSYFYPPL, from the exons ATGGGTTTCCGACCAATTGCATTCCTAGTGTTGCTACTCCTCTCCTCCACCGTTTCTGCTCAG ATTAATTTGAATCTTCTCGAAGCTCTTGGAGAGAATGGCTCCGATTCAGTTGTTATTGGTCTCAATGTGGACTCCGGTCTTGGAATTTTCGATGCCTTTGTTGCAAGCTTTTCAATGATACTCGTTAGTGAG ATTGGAGATGAAACATTTATAATAGCAGCTCTTATGGCAATGCGCCACCCCAAGTCAATTGTCCTATCTGGTGCACTCTCTGCCCTGGTCGTAATGACG ATACTTTCCACCGGACTTGGTAGGATTGTGCCAAATTTGATATCAAGGAAGCATACAAATAGTGCAGCTACAG TTCTTTATCTATTTTTCGGGCTGCGGTTGCTTTACATTGCTTGGAGATCTGATCCAAAAGGTTCACAGaagaaagaaatagaagaa GTAGAAGAGAAACTTGAGTCTGGACAGGGGAAGACAACTTTCCGCCGTTTCTTTTCTAGATTTTGTACACCAATCTTTTTGGAG TCATTCGTTCTAACATTTTTAGCTGAGTGGGGAGATCGTAGCCAAATAGCGACAATCGCT CTGGCAACCCACAAAAATGCAGTAGGAGTTGCTGTAGGTGCAACATTAGGACATACCATCTGCACGTCTGTGGCTGTGGTGGGAGGGAGCATGTTGGCATCCAAAATCTCCCAAAGGACGGTCGCTACCGTCGGAGGCTTGCTCTTCCTGTGCTTCTCTTTGTCCTCCTATTTTTATCCTCCTCTATAA
- the LOC133721117 gene encoding zinc finger CCCH domain-containing protein ZFN-like, with protein MDFDAGIPMSRATAAPVTDDASSLSPQDAMWQMNLRSSESMEPGPYPERAGEPDCSYYIRTGLCRFGATCRFNHPPNRKLAIATARMKGEFPERIGQPECQYYLKTGTCKFGATCKFHHPRDKAGIAGRVALNILGYPLRPNEVECAYYLRTGQCKFASTCKFHHPQPTNMMVSLSGSPVYPTVQSPTTPGQQSYPGGVTNWSRASFIPSPRWQGPSSYAPLIVPQGVVSVPGWSPYSGQVGSISTSEGQQQTIGNSQVYGTPRQREPENSGSQGAFSSYRSGSIPVGFYALQRENVFPERPGQPECQFYMKTGDCKFGAVCRFHHPRERLIPAPDCVLSPIGLPLRPGEPLCIFYSRYGICKFGPSCKFDHPMGIFTYNLSASSSAESPGRRLLGSTSGTTSLNLSSEGLVEAGSTKPRRLSLSEPRQMPSADENIDTEE; from the exons ATGGACTTCGATGCCGGAATTCCCATGTCCCGTGCTACCGCCGCGCCTGTGACCGACGACGCCTCCTCACTGTCACCGCAag ATGCAATGTGGCAAATGAATTTGAGATCAAGTGAATCAATGGAACCTGGACCCTATCCTGAGCGAGCTGGAGAGCCAGATTGCTCTTATTACATCAGAACAGGCCTCTGTAGATTTGGGGCAACATGTCGCTTCAATCATCCTCCTAACCGAAAGCTG GCTATTGCCACTGCAAGAATGAAGGGGGAGTTCCCAGAAAGAATTGGACAACCTGAATGCCAG TATTACCTGAAGACAGGAACTTGCAAGTTCGGAGCGACATGCAAGTTTCATCATCCTAGAGACAAGGCAGGAATTGCTGGAAGAGTTGCCTTAAATATCTTAGGCTATCCACTTCGACCG AATGAGGTTGAATGTGCATATTATCTACGAACTGGACAATGCAAGTTTGCAAGCACTTGTAAATTCCACCATCCACAACCTACTAATATGATGGTTTCATTAAGTGGTTCTCCTGTATATCCTACTGTTCAATCTCCAACTACACCTGGTCAGCAGTCATACCCGGGAGGAGTTACAAACTGGTCAAGAGCATCTTTTATTCCCAGTCCGCGTTGGCAAGGTCCATCAAGTTATGCTCCTCTTATTGTTCCTCAGGGAGTGGTATCAGTCCCGGGATGGAGCCCATACAGT GGCCAGGTCGGCTCCATTTCAACTTCAGAGGGGCAGCAGCAAACAATAGGAAATAGTCAGGTTTATGGAACTCCACGCCAACGTGAACCGGAAAATTCAGGATCTCAAGGGGCCTTTTCTTCATACCGGTCTGGCTCCATTCCTGTAGGGTTCTATGCATTGCAGAGGGAAAATGTATTTCCTGAGAGACCTGGCCAACCAGAGTGCCAGTTTTACATGAAGACAGGTGATTGTAAGTTTGGTGCGGTTTGTAGGTTCCATCATCCTAGGGAGCGATTAATTCCTGCTCCAGATTGTGTTTTGAGTCCAATAGGCCTTCCTTTGCGACCG GGAGAACCTTTGTGCATCTTTTATTCTCGTTATGGTATCTGTAAGTTTGGTCCGAGTTGCAAGTTTGACCACCCTATGGGTATCTTCACTTATAACCTTTCTGCTTCATCTTCGGCTGAGAGCCCTGGGCGGCGTTTGTTGGGGTCGACATCAGGCACCACTTCATTAAATTTATCATCAGAAGGTCTAGTTGAAGCAGGATCAACAAAGCCAAGGAGACTTTCACTATCAGAGCCTAGGCAGATGCCTTCTGCAGATGAAAATATTGACACAGAGGAATGA